The Gordonia westfalica genome segment CAACAAGACCCATGGAGACAACAATGACCGAAGACATTAGCCAGGACGAACTGTTCCGGCTCACAGGGCGTGATGTCGTCCTGTGCCCGGAGTGCGGCCACGGCATCGACCCGCACGGCACCGATCCGGGGGGTGCGTGCGGGGTCGGCAAGTGCGAATGCATGATGTCGCCCAACGGCATCGCCTACGCCCTGATCAATCCGGAAGTCACCCCCGGCGCAGAAGCACTACGCCGAAGCGGAGAGGATGCTCGCGTTCATCGAGCACGACCGCAACCTCACGACCACCCAGCACTCGGAGGTCGCAGCGCGCGCCCAGGTGCACGCCACCCTCGCGCAGGCCGCTTCACTGCGGGAGGTTCTGGAATCCCGCGCCACCACCCGGTACCACGTCACGGTCCAGGATGAGGGCGAGTTCCGCCGACGCAGCAGCCGTCTCGGATCTTTCGGTGGTGCGCTGTGAACTCTGTGAGACAGCTTTCCCAGCAAGCGGTTCGTGGTCTGACCGCTACCAGCACGATGCTCGACATCGCCGTGTGGTGTGGCGGCATGAATCGTCCGCCCCAAACACCCACAACTTCAGCTACGGGTGGATGGTGTGACTGCCTTCCGGGGATTGGATCAAGGCTGACGGCAACGGTTCGAGGTCATCCCTCCAGGCGGGAGCAGACTCTGATGCCGACTACAAAGGCCCCTCGACTACGTCGATGTCGCGACCCGAATTGTTGAGTTCCGCAACCAGCACCCACCGGCTCTCTCCAGCAGGTGCGATACGAAGTTCTTGAGGTTGGCGGCAAGAGCTTCCTCGCGTTCACCGCCGCCGCCTACCGCACGCCGGATGATGAGCGTCCCGGTATCGGTACCGCGTGGGAACCCATCCCCGGCCCCACATCTTTCACCCGTGACTCGGAGATGCAGAACGCTGAGACCGCGGCGTGGGGAGGGCGATCGTCGCAGCGTTGGCGGCGGACACGAAGAAGGGTGTGGCGTCGTCGGAGGAGGTCCGGAACCGTCAGCAGACGCCGGCGCAGCGGGCGCAACGCGAACTGGCTGAGGCTGTGACGGCTGCGGGGATGGTGACGAAGGAGTTCGCCGAGTGGGCGATGACCACCCGCAATGTCGATCTGAAGACTGCCGGGATTGCGGTGCTGGTGCCGCTGACTCGTGAGGTGCAGGAGAAGGGAAGGCGATCATGTCTGTCCCGGATCATGATGCGGCGCAAACCACCCTGGCCGACGAACTCGGCGCACAGGAGGCGTCGTGAGCGGGCGGGCGATGGGATCGCATCAGTGCGCCACCACCGGGGACGACGTGTGGCTGACACCACCGCACGTCCTCGACGCCCTCGGCCCGTTCGACCTCGACCCGTGCGCCGCACCGGCAGAAGCGAACTGGACGACCGCACGCCACCACTACCGACTACCCGACGACGGACTCACACTGCCGTGGGAAGGGCGCGTGTGGTGCAACCCGCCCTACTCCAATGTGTGGCGGTGGCTCGACCGGCTCGCCAACCACGGCACCGGCACCGCACTGATCTTCGCCCGCACCGAGACCGCCGGATTCCAGGCGCAGGTGTGGCGGCGGGCGACCGCAGTGCTGTTCCTCGAAGGGCGGCTCACCTTCCACCACCGCGATGGATCGAAGGCCGCGGCGAACAGCGGCGCACCGTCCTGCCTCGTCGCATACGGGACAGATGACGCGGGCCGACTGCTCGACAGCGGACTCCCTGGCGCGTTCGTCCATGGCTGGTCGATCACGGCAGTTGACGACCAACCATCCCTCTTCGAGGAGGCGTCATGAGCCGCCCTATTTGCGGGTGTGTGGTTTCGATCTCGGCTACGGCCACATGGTCCGTATGCGCTGGGAGACCGCACCGGCGACATCATCCCATGCCCGAATTGCCTGGCCCATCACGACGCTCAAGACATCCTCAGGAGATACACCCATGAGTAACGGCTTCCACATCGAACCCTCCACCACCCGAATGGATCAGGGCAGAAGATCCAACACCCTGGACGAGAAGAAGCAGGCGTTGGGGTCGTCGAACACGTTCCCCGGTGCGAATGTGTTGAACCGCAACCGGAATGTTTCTGATCTGCCGAAACCGCCGGCCTGGCATGAGGGCGCTCCCTGCGCCTCCTCAGACCCGGACGCGTTCTTTCCCTCCCATTACGGGGTGACGCAAACCGCTGACGCGAAACGGATCTGCGCCGGCTGTGACCGCCGGGAGGTGTGTTTGCAGTGGGCGTTGGACAACCGTGAACCGCACGGTGTGGTTGGGGGTACGACTCCGCGTGAACGTCAGGCCATGTGGAAGCAGGGGGCGGCATGACCTGCCAATGCGGGAAGCCCGTCAAAGCGCGCGGCATGTGCGAAATGCACTACGCCCAACACCACCGCCGGCAACGCGCCTACGGACGTTGGACTCCCGACCTGGTCGACGCCCAGCCTGTACGCGAGCACATCCTCAAGCTGCGTGACGCAGGAGTGGGGAACAAACGGCTCGAAGAGGAGTTCGGCGTCCCGCACAGCACCATCCAGCATCTGCTGTACGGGCAACGCGGATACGGTCCGAGCAAACAGGTCCGCCAAGCTACCGCCGACCGCATCCTCCAAATCCCTGTTCCGCGTACCGGTGTCGAGTTTGTGCGACAGGACCGCGTCCCCGCCCTGGGCACAACCCGCCGATTGCAGGCGTTGGTGGCGAACGGGTATTCGCAGACGGATCTGATCAGCCGTCTGGGTTGGCCGGAGAATGGCAGCACTTCGGAGTTGTTCCTCGGACAGTCCCGCAACATTGCGGTTCGTCGAGCACGGGATGTGACGTCCTTGTTCGCGCAGTTGCAGATGGTTCCCGGAACTGATCGGAAGGCGCGGCATCGGGCGAAGGCGAAAGGTTGGTTGCCTCCGTTGGCGTGGGATGAGGACCGTATCGATGACCCCACCTATGAGCCGGAAGTGGTGGACAAACCCCGCACTGCCGAAGACCTGTTCTCCGACTTCGAGTATCTGCTGTCGATGGGTGTTGGGGCGGAGGAGGCATCGCGTCGGGTGGGGATGCTGCCGGCGTCGATGAAGCGCCGGTATGAGCGGCATGGGCGGCGTTGTCCGGCAGCGTTGACGTCGGTGGCGTGGCAGCAGAGGAAGACGGCGTCATGACGGGCTTCTCTGCGGATGTGAAGGCTGCTGCTGCGGTGCGGGCGATGGGTCGCTGCGAAGTCCAAACCGACTGGTGTACCGGCACAGGGCAGGACTATCACCACCGAGCTAACCGCGGCATGGGCGGATCGAAAGACCCACAGATCAACGCCCTGTCGAATTGTCTGCTGGTGTGCCGCGGCTGCCATGACTTCATCGGCCGCAATCCGGCGCAGGCGTACGCGAAGGGCTGGTTGGTGTCGAAGTTCCGGCAGCCGTCCAGCGATGTGGCTGTCCTGCTGTCGGGCCGGTGGGCGTTGCTCGATGATGCCGGCGGGTCGAGGTGTGCGATGCGGTGGGCTGAGGTTCCGGAGTCCTACCTCCTGTGGGGGCGATCGAGAGGCCGTGCCCTGAGTGCGCGGCCAGGCCGGGGGAGCTTTGCGTACTCCGTTCCCCCGCAACAGGTGCAGAGAAGACACGACACATCCCCTGCGTGGGGAGAACCAAAGGAGACAACGAATGAGCAACAACAAGAAGGCTTTCGACGGCGAGGCGTTCAAGGCGGTTGAGGTGGTCAAGGTGCAGGCTGTCGGCGGAGGCTCGGGTGGCAATGGCGGCTACGTCGTGCAGCCCTTGGCGTCGGCGAGAACTGCTGTGCGTGTGGTGGTGACGAGAACCCGGAAGGGTTACCAGTGGGCGCAGATCGCCCGCAACGGCAGCGCCGGCGCCATCTCCCCGAAAACGTATGACACGAAGTCGAATGCGGTGCGCGCTGCCAAGCGTCAGGCCGCTCTGGTGGGTGGGGTGGTGGAGGTCCAGTGATCGTCTACGAGAACATCCCGGAGAAGGTGTCTGAGTATCGCGGCACCATCGAGGTGTACGAGGACGAGATCTTGCAGGTCGACCTCGATGCCAAGAGCGTGGTCGCCAGACATCCCGAGTGGCGTTGGCGGTGTAAGTCCCGCAACGGTCAGATCCTCGCTCAGGGGGAAGGCTATCGGCGTAGGTCGGGGGCTCTCAACGCCATCGACACCCAGTACGCGGCGCGGTTGAAGGTTGGTGGCATCAACTACGACGTGGTCCCGCGTGGGCAAGAACGGCAGATGCTCGTCTGCCCGTGGCGTGTGGTGATCCTCGACCGCCACGGAGACATCGACAAGATCGGAGCACTCTACTGATGAGCGAGGACAACCCCGTATCCCGCAACCTGCCGGGAAACCCTTTCACCGATAACTACGCGGCCATGACGGCTGAGCAGTCCGCATGGTTCGCCATCGCCTACGAGATTCGCACACTCACCATCGCCCTCACGGAGCAGACATACAACCTGAACGGCAGTCCTCTCTGTGACGAACTGCGAGATCGGCTGGGCCTGAACGGCGGCGGTGTGTCATGACTCGCATCCTTGGTGTGTCCGCTGTACCGGGTTTCTTCCCACCCGGACCTGTTGATTGGTCGAACGGGCAGACGTTGGTGCCGGCCGAAGACCTGGAGCAGGCGCAGGCACGCATCGCCGAACTCGAAGTGGCGCTGAGAAGGAAGCGGCTCATCTTCGACCAGGTATGCAACGACCGTGCCGCCCTCAATGCTGACGTCAATCGCTTATCCGCTGACCGTCTCGAATCTGAGGCCACCGCAGACGATGTGGTGGAGAAGGCCGAACAGTTCACAGCCGAGCAAGTACGCGACGCCATCATCGAGGTGTTGGACCAGAACGCGGTGTCGCTGTGGCTGCCCTACGGGGACACACCTCACGGCACCGTCCATCCCGAAGATGTCGGCCATGTCGCCCGATGGGTAGTTGCAAAGCTGCGGGGGGAGTCATGACCGATCCCGCCGTAGACGCAGCACAGAGGGCGTGTGAACCGCATGGCGTCTCGCACTTCGTCGGCCCGGGAAGGTACGCCCTGCGTGGTGCCCGTGAAGCCCTCGCACCACTCCGGGAACTGCATCGGCTCGACGGCTGCCCCGAACGCGACGACTGTACCGATCCCGAACACCTGACGCTGTGCTCGGGCTGCTACCAGGAATGGCCCTGCCGCACCGCACCCCTCATCTATTCCTCTGACGAGTTGGGAGATACCCCATGACACCCACACCCGCCGAGATCGCGGCGGCACACCAGTCGTACGAGTGGGCAGGTGGCGTGTGCTGCACCTGCGGCCCCGACTACTACATCAACGACGCCGAGCATGGTGCCCACGTCATCGCTGCTCTGTCTGAGCACTACCACTGCCCACGTCATCGCTGCTCTGTCTGAGCACTACCACCTACTACCCAAGGCGGAACCGGGCGGCGAAGACGACGACCGCGCCGAGTGGCTGGACGGGGAAGTGATGGCCGCCCGAGGCAAGCGGGTGGTGCGGCTCTACTTCGAGGACCCTCGCAATACGCCTGAGGATGCCCGCGAACTCGCATCCGCCCTGGCGTCTGCTGCTGATGTTGCGGAGGAGCCGAGATGAGCGACGCAGACGAAAAGGCGGTCGCTGAGGCGCTATACGCGGTCGAGAGCGTGCACCACTTCCACGGCACTGAATGCCTCTGCGGCTTCAACTCTCACCGGGCGCGCGAACGCACCGCCCACATCACACGCCTGGCCCTAGGGGAGCTGTTGGGCCACGACTTCGTCAGAAAGGCGGCATTCGATGTCTGACATCGGTTTCGGTCCTGTTGGTGATCCCCCGATCATCCACGGCGGCAACAGCTATGTGACCCGTGATGGGTATGGGCGTCCGACGTATCTGGTGGACCGGCGACTCCTGGAGAAGGCGGAGGCACGCATCGCCGAACTCGAAGACCAGCTGCGTCCTATGTCGCCACTGAGACAGCAAGCCGACACCTACCTGCGGATACTGCGCCACCTGAAATCTACCGCCACCTACGCGCGGGAGCGGGTCGTGGTCCGACCAGATCGACGCGCGTATCACACTGTCGCTGCTGATCGGATCTGGCGCGGCACGCGGCCCAGTGATCCCGATCAGCAGCGACAGTGGTGATACGCGCGTCGATCTGGTCGGACCACGACCCCGCTCCCGCGCGTAGGTGGCGGTAGATTTCAGGGTGGCGCAGTATCCGCAGGTAGGTGTCGGCTTGCTGTCTCAGTGGCGACATAGGACGCAGCTGGTCTTCGAGTTCGGCGATGCGTGCCTCCGCCTTCTCCAGGAGTCGCCGGTCCACCAGATACGTCGGACGCCCATACCCATCACGGGTCACATAGCTGTTGCCGCCGTGGATGATCGGGGGATCACCAACAGGACCGAAACCGATGTCAGACATCGAATGCCGCCTTTCTGACGAAGTCGTGGCCCAACAGCTCCCCTAGGGCCAGGCGTGTGATGTGGGCGGTGCGTTCGCGCGCCCGGTGAGAGTTGAAGCCGCAGAGGCATTCAGTGCCGTGGAAGTGGTGCACGCTCTCGACCGCGTATAGCGCCTCAGCGACCGCCTTTTCGTCTGCGTCGCTCATCTCGGCTCCTCCGCAACATCAGCAGCAGACGCCAGGGCGGATGCGAGTTCGCGGGCATCCTCAGGCGTATTGCGAGGGTCCTCGAAGTAGAGCCGCACCACCCGCTTGCCTCGGGCGGCCATCACTTCCCCGTCCAGCCACTCGGCGCGGTCGTCGTCTTCGCCGCCCGGTTCCGCCTTGGGTAGTAGGTGGTAGTGCTCAGACAGAGCAGCGATGACGTGGGCAGTGGTAGTGCTCAGACAGAGCAGCGATGACGTGGGCACCATGCTCGGCGTCGTTGATGTAGTAGTCGGGGCCGCAGGTGCAGCACACGCCACCTGCCCACTCGTACGACTGGTGTGCCGCCGCGATCTCGGCGGGTGTGGGTGTCATGGGGTATCTCCCAACTCGTCAGAGGAATAGATGAGGGGTGCGGTGCGGCAGGGCCATTCCTGGTAGCAGCCCGAGCACAGCGTCAGGTGTTCGGGATCGGTACAGTCGTCGCGTTCGGGGCAGCCGTCGAGCCGATGCAGTTCCCGGAGTGGTGCGAGGGCTTCACGGGCACCACGCAGGGCGTACCTTCCCGGGCCGACGAAGTGCGAGACGCCATGCGGTTCACACGCCCTCTGTGCTGCGTCTACGGCGGGATCGGTCATGACTCCCCCCGCAGCTTTGCAACTACCCATCGGGCGACATGGCCGACATCTTCGGGATGGACGGTGCCGTGAGGTGTGTCCCCGTAGGGCAGCCACAGCGACACCGCGTTCTGGTCCAACACCTCGATGATGGCGTCGCGTACTTGCTCGGCTGTGAACTGTTCGGCCTTCTCCACCACATCGTCTGCGGTGGCCTCAGATTCGAGACGGTCAGCGGATAAGCGATTGACGTCAGCATTGAGGGCGGCACGGTCGTTGCATACCTGGTCGAAGATGAGCCGCTTCCTTCTCAGCGCCACTTCGAGTTCGGCGATGCGTGCCTGCGCCTGCTCCAGGTCTTCGGCCGGCACCAACGTCTGCCCGTTCGACCAATCAACAGGTCCGGGTGGGAAGAAACCCGGTACAGCGGACACACCAAGGATGCGAGTCATGACACACCGCCGCCGTTCAGGCCCAGCCGATCTCGCAGTTCGTCACAGAGAGGACTGCCGTTCAGGTTGTATGTCTGCTCCGTGAGGGCGATGGTGAGTGTGCGAATCTCGTAGGCGATGGCGAACCATGCGGACTGCTCAGCCGTCATGGCCGCGTAGTTATCGGTGAAAGGGTTTCCCGGCAGGTTGCGGGATACGGGGTTGTCCTCGCTCATCAGTAGAGTGCTCCGATCTTGTCGATGTCTCCGTGGCGGTCGAGGATCACCACACGCCACGGGCAGACGAGCATCTGCCGTTCTTGCCCACGCGGGACCACGTCGTAGTTGATGCCACCAACCTTCAACCGCGCCGCGTACTGGGTGTCGATGGCGTTGAGAGCCCCCGACCTACGCCGATAGCCTTCCCCTGAGCGAGGATCTGACCGTTGCGGGACTTACACCGCCAACGCCACTCGGGATGTCTGGCGACCACGCTCTTGGCATCGAGGTCGACCTGCAAGATCTCGTCCTCGTACACCTCGATGGTGCCGCGATACTCAGACACCTTCTCCGGGATGTTCTCGTAGACGATCACTGGACCTCCACCACCCCACCCACCAGAGCGGCCTGACGCTTGGCAGCGCGCACCGCATTCGACTTCGTGTCATACGTTTTCGGGGAGATGGCGCCGGCGCTGCCGTTGCGGGCGATCTGCGCCCACTGGTAACCCTTCCGGGTTCTCGTCACCACCACACGCACAGCAGTTCTCGCCGACGCCAAGGGCTGCACGACGTAGCCGCCATTGCCACCCGAGCCTCCGCCGACAGCCTGCACCTTGACCACCTCAACCGCCTTGAACGCCTCGCCGTCGAAAGCCTTCTTGTTGTTGCTCATTCGTTGTCTCCTTTGGTTCTCCCCACGCAGGGGATGTGTCGTGTCTTCTCTGCACCTGTTGCGGGGGAACGGAGTACGCAAAGCTCCCCCGGCCTGGCCGCGCACTCAGGGCACGGCCTCTCGATCGCCCCCCACAGGAGGTAGGACTCCGGAACCTCAGCCCACCGCATCGCACACCTCGACCCCGCCGGCATCATCGAGCAACGCCCACCGGCCCGACAGCAGGACAGCCACATCGCTGGACGGCTGCCGGAACTTCGACACCAACCAGCCCTTCGCGTACGCCTGCGCCGGATTGCGGCCGATGAAGTCATGGCAGCCGCGGCACACCAGCAGACAATTCGACAGGGCGTTGATCTGTGGGTCTTTCGATCCGCCCATGCCGCGGTTAGCTCGGTGGTGATAGTCCTGCCCTGTGCCGGTACACCAGTCGGTTTGGACTTCGCAGCGACCCATCGCCCGCACCGCAGCAGCAGCCTTCACATCCGCAGAGAAGCCCGTCATGACGCCGTCTTCCTCTGCTGCCACGCCACCGACGTCAACGCTGCCGGACAACGCCGCCCATGCCGCTCATACCGGCGCTTCATCGACGCCGGCAGCATCCCCACCCGACGCGATGCCTCCTCCGCCCCAACACCCATCGACAGCAGATACTCGAAGTCGGAGAACAGGTCTTCGGCAGTGCGGGGTTTGTCCACCACTTCCGGCTCATAGGTGGGGTCATCGATACGGTCCTCATCCCACGCCAACGGAGGCAACCAACCTTTCGCCTTCGCCCGATGCCGCGCCTTCCGATCAGTTCCGGGAACCATCTGCAACTGCGCGAACAAGGACGTCACATCCCGTGCTCGACGAACCGCAATGTTGCGGGACTGTCCGAGGAACAACTCCGAAGTGCTGCCATTCTCCGGCCAACCCAGACGGCTGATCAGATCCGTCTGCGAATACCCGTTCGCCACCAACGCCTGCAATCGGCGGGTTGTGCCCAGGGCGGGGACGCGGTCCTGTCGCACAAACTCGACACCGGTACGCGGAACAGGGATTTGGAGGATGCGGTCGGCGGTAGCTTGGCGGACCTGTTTGCTCGGACCGTATCCGCGTTGCCCGTACAGCAGATGCTGGATGGTGCTGTGCGGGACGCCGAACTCCTCTTCGAGCCGTTTGTTCCCCACTCCTGCGTCACGCAGCTTGAGGATGTGCTCGCGTACAGGCTGGGCGTCGACCAGGTCGGGAGTCCAACGTCCGTAGGCGCGTTGCCGGCGGTGGTGTTGGGCGTAGTGCATTTCGCACATGCCGCGCGCTTTGACGGGCTTCCCGCATTGGCAGGTCATGCCGCCCCCTGCTTCCACATGGCCTGACGTTCACGCGGAGTCGTACCCCAACCACACCGTGCGGTTCACGGTTGTCCAACGCCCACTGCAAACACACCTCCCGGCGGTCACAGCCGGCGCAGATCCGTTTCGCGTCAGCGGTTTGCGTCACCCCGTAATGGGAGGGAAAGAACGCGTCCGGGTCTGAGGAGGCGCAGGGAGCGCCCTCATGCCAGGCCGGCGGTTTCGGCAGATCAGAAACATTCCGGTTGCGGTTCAACACATTCGCACCGGGGAACGTGTTCGACGACCCCAACGCCTGCTTCTTCTCGTCCAGGGTGTTGGATCTTCTGCCCTGATCCATTCGGGTGGTGGAGGGTTCGATGTGGAAGCCGTTACTCATGGGTGTATCTCCTGAGGATGTCTTGAGCGTCGTGATGGGCCAGGCAATTCGGGCATGGGATGATGTCGCCGGTGCGGTCTCCCCAGCGCATACGGACCATGTGGCCGTAGCCGAGATCGAAACCACACACCCCGCAAATAGGGCGGCTCATGACGCCTCCTCGAAGAGGGATGGTTGGTCGTCAACTGCCGTGATCGACCAGCCATGGACGAACGCGCCAGGGAGTCCGCTGTCGAGCAGTCGGCCCGCGTCATCTGTCCCGTATGCGACGAGGCAGGACGGTGCGCCGCTGTTCGCCGCGGCCTTCGATCCATCGCGGTGGTGGAAGGTGAGCCGCCCTTCGAGGAACAGCACTGCGGTCGCCCGCCGCCACACCTGCGCCTGGAATCCGGCGGTCTCGGTGCGGGCGAAGATCAGTGCGGTGCCGGTGCCGTGGTTGGCGAGCCGGTCGAGCCACCGCCACACATTGGAGTAGGGCGGGTTGCACCACACGCGCCCTTCCCACGGCAGTGTGAGTCCGTCGTCGGGTAGTCGGTAGTGGTGGCGTGCGGTCGTCCAGTTCGCTTCTGCCGGTGCGGCGCACGGGTCGAGGTCGAACGGGCCGAGGGCGTCGAGGACGTGCGGTGGTGTCAGCCACACGTCGTCCCCGGTGGTGGCGCACTGATGCGATCCCATCGCCCGCCCGCTCACGACGCCTCCTGTGCGCCGAGTTCGTCGGCCAGGGTGGTTTGCGCCGCATCATGATCCGGGACAGACATGATCGCCTTCCCCTTCTCCTGCACCTCACGAGTCAGCGGCACCAGCACCGCAATCCCGGCAGTCTTCAGATCGACATTGCGGGTGGTCATCGCCCACTCGGCGAACTCCTTCGTCACCATCCCCGCAGCCGTCACAGCCTCAGCCAGTTCGCGTTGCGCCCGCTGCGCCGGCGTCTGCTGACGGTTCCGGACCTCCTCCGACGACGCCACACCCTTCTTCGTGTCCGCCGCCAACGCTGCGACGATCGCCCTCCCCCACGCCGCGGTCTCAGCGTTCTGCATCTCCGAGTCACGGGTGAAAGATGTGGGGCCGGGGATGGGTTCCCACGCGGTACCGATACCGGGACGCTCATCATCCGGCGTGCGGTAGGCGGCGGCGGTGAACGCGAGGAAGCTCTTGCCGCCAACCTCAAGAACTTCGTATCGCACCTGCTGGAGAGAGCCGGTGGGGTGCTGGTTGCGGAACTCAACAATTCGGGTCGCGACATCGACGTAGTCGAGGGGGCCTTTGTAGTCGGGCATCAGAGGTCT includes the following:
- a CDS encoding WhiB family transcriptional regulator, producing the protein MSNGFHIEPSTTRMDQGRRSNTLDEKKQALGSSNTFPGANVLNRNRNVSDLPKPPAWHEGAPCASSDPDAFFPSHYGVTQTADAKRICAGCDRREVCLQWALDNREPHGVVGGTTPRERQAMWKQGAA
- a CDS encoding YegP family protein, with amino-acid sequence MIVYENIPEKVSEYRGTIEVYEDEILQVDLDAKSVVARHPEWRWRCKSRNGQILAQGEGYRRRSGALNAIDTQYAARLKVGGINYDVVPRGQERQMLVCPWRVVILDRHGDIDKIGALY
- a CDS encoding phage N-6-adenine-methyltransferase; its protein translation is MSGRAMGSHQCATTGDDVWLTPPHVLDALGPFDLDPCAAPAEANWTTARHHYRLPDDGLTLPWEGRVWCNPPYSNVWRWLDRLANHGTGTALIFARTETAGFQAQVWRRATAVLFLEGRLTFHHRDGSKAAANSGAPSCLVAYGTDDAGRLLDSGLPGAFVHGWSITAVDDQPSLFEEAS